In Rhipicephalus microplus isolate Deutch F79 chromosome 7, USDA_Rmic, whole genome shotgun sequence, one genomic interval encodes:
- the LOC142767452 gene encoding uncharacterized protein LOC142767452: protein MSFSQTLLVMCLLIASRCVSAGVGNAATVDDVPMSDDNIGSVTADNYSNDDCIEVTIPNILGIEACLKDRMNLCTGQNTMTEGVLLLVNCTVIGVFKNLTPMSALKTVQDVLIALLKKTLPPVATMMEMMPTLSTDTVIEDNTCRNPIKIGFPSSLGKCMDHTLKLCENGQTVDESIITSLLSALGCTLETILTTTPNELLSMLICDIAKAMAAILGNTFGTQQLIERLAEGTCHKSYTFK, encoded by the exons ATGAGCTTCAGTCAAACCTTGCTCGTGATGTGCCTCCTGATTGCCTCGCGCTGTGTTAGTGCTGGCGTTG GCAATGCCGCGACTGTAGACGACGTGCCTATGAGCGACGATAACATTGGCTCAGTGACGGCGGACAATTATTCAAACGACGACTGCATAGAGGTCACAATACCGAACATTTTGGGCATTGAAGCG TGCCTTAAGGACAGAATGAATTTATGCACAGGACAAAAT acgatGACAGAAGGTGTGTTGCTACTAGTGAAC TGCACCGTGATTGGTGTATTCAAGAACCTAACTCCAATGAGTGCCTTGAAGACTGTGCAAGATGTCCTCATTGCTCTTTTGAAGAAAACTCTACCACCCG TGGCTACCATGATGGAGATGATGCCTACGTTGTCAACTGACACGGTTATTGAAGATAACACCTGTCGTAATCCAATAAAAATTGGTTTTCCTAGCAGCCTAGGAAAG TGCATGGACCACACGTTGAAACTCTGCGAAAACGGGCAGACCGTTGAC GAATCCATAATAACGTCGCTTCTTTCGGCCCTTGGG TGTACGCTTGAGACAATTCTCACCACGACGCCAAATGAACTCCTCAGCATGCTAATATGCGACATCGCAAAAGCTATGGCAGCCATTTTggggaacaccttcggcacacaACAGCTAATTGAGAGGCTTGCGGAGGGAACCT GCCACAAATCATACACCTTCAAATAA